One region of Epilithonimonas zeae genomic DNA includes:
- a CDS encoding TIGR01777 family oxidoreductase — translation MKKILISGATGLVGKKLTRKLYERGYKVEILVRSKSKNTDFKSYIWDYENGFLEEGALDNTYIFIHLAGASISKRWTKDYKKEIYKSRIDSAQFIYEKMLEKDIHPEAVISSSAVGFYGQITSEHIFSEDDSPAEDFLGSICTDWELKALQFENLGSRVVRIRTSTVLSEKGGALETLKKPIELNVGAALGSGKQYFPWIHIDDLVNIYFKAVEDVSMNGAYNASAPDFVTNEILTEKIASHLNKKIFLPHIPKFMIKTILGEMSVLALEGSRTSSAKIENAGFKFVYDNLDKALADVI, via the coding sequence ATGAAAAAAATTCTCATAAGCGGCGCAACCGGACTTGTTGGTAAGAAACTCACCCGAAAGCTATATGAGCGCGGCTACAAAGTTGAAATTCTTGTTCGTTCCAAATCAAAAAATACAGACTTCAAATCCTATATCTGGGACTATGAAAATGGATTTTTAGAAGAAGGTGCCTTAGACAATACTTATATTTTTATCCATTTGGCAGGAGCTTCGATCAGTAAGCGCTGGACGAAAGATTACAAAAAAGAAATCTATAAAAGCAGAATAGATTCGGCGCAGTTCATTTATGAAAAGATGCTGGAGAAAGATATTCATCCAGAGGCAGTTATCTCATCTTCTGCCGTAGGTTTTTATGGACAAATCACATCAGAACATATTTTTTCGGAAGATGATTCGCCCGCAGAAGATTTTTTAGGAAGCATTTGTACAGATTGGGAACTCAAAGCTTTGCAATTTGAAAATCTTGGTAGCAGAGTGGTCAGAATCAGAACTTCAACTGTTTTATCAGAAAAAGGTGGTGCTTTGGAGACGCTGAAAAAACCAATTGAACTGAATGTTGGTGCTGCTCTAGGAAGCGGTAAACAGTATTTTCCTTGGATTCATATTGATGATTTGGTGAATATCTATTTCAAAGCTGTAGAAGATGTTTCTATGAATGGTGCTTATAATGCTTCGGCTCCTGATTTCGTAACCAACGAAATTCTGACCGAAAAAATCGCTTCTCATCTCAATAAGAAAATATTTCTTCCCCATATCCCCAAGTTTATGATTAAAACTATTTTAGGGGAAATGTCAGTTTTGGCTTTGGAAGGAAGTCGAACTTCTTCAGCAAAAATTGAGAATGCAGGATTTAAATTTGTATATGATAATTTGGATAAAGCTTTAGCTGATGTTATTTAA
- a CDS encoding coiled-coil domain-containing protein: MRLTEENKEKLSVLEKIANGIIWWVGSIQSLVFHTIFFIVSFALPVFNIVEFEHMLLVLTTVVSLEAIYLAIFIQMSVNKSSEHIEDLKEDVNEIQEDIDEIQEDIEEIQEDVEEIQEDIDEIQEDVEEINEDDDDEDHSERARTVMLKSKVTNNKNDIKNLKDKIKELESLIEKIKKEGE; the protein is encoded by the coding sequence ATGAGATTGACTGAAGAAAATAAAGAAAAACTATCTGTTTTAGAAAAAATTGCGAATGGAATTATTTGGTGGGTAGGTTCTATTCAGTCATTGGTTTTTCATACTATTTTTTTTATTGTCAGTTTTGCTTTACCTGTTTTTAATATTGTAGAATTTGAACATATGTTGTTGGTTCTCACAACGGTAGTTTCTTTGGAGGCAATTTATCTGGCAATTTTTATTCAGATGTCAGTTAACAAAAGTTCTGAACATATAGAGGATTTGAAAGAAGATGTTAATGAAATTCAGGAAGATATAGATGAGATTCAGGAAGATATTGAGGAAATTCAGGAAGATGTAGAGGAAATCCAAGAGGATATTGATGAAATCCAAGAAGATGTGGAGGAAATCAATGAAGATGATGACGACGAAGACCACAGCGAACGTGCCAGAACAGTAATGCTGAAAAGCAAGGTCACTAATAATAAGAACGATATCAAAAACCTGAAAGATAAAATCAAAGAACTCGAAAGTTTGATTGAAAAAATAAAAAAAGAAGGGGAGTAA
- a CDS encoding FAD-dependent monooxygenase: MGAGIAMAGNAMQIFDKLGLKEKIEDAGTKMHALIITDKNLKTISKTDVLKLESKYKVCNIAIHRADLQKILSENISEHIVLNKRLSKIEKKENYHLTFEDKTEIESEIVFGADGVKSLVRNQILKSGEIRNAKQKCWRGILQTEIPKRYRHNAYEMWGKGKRFGFVKIRENTLYWYALINERFYSESIDLLKEFRGFHPDILEMISKTSKDQIILNDIIDIKPMDNWSTENLCLIGDAAHATTSNMGQGGCQAVEDAFVIGKLLETEKDWNKIFSQFEILRKEKVNHIVNTSWTLGKLAQWEHFTGFRNFIFSMIPEAVNQNQMEKILKLEL, translated from the coding sequence GTGGGAGCAGGAATAGCAATGGCTGGAAATGCAATGCAAATCTTTGACAAACTCGGATTGAAAGAGAAAATCGAGGATGCAGGAACGAAAATGCACGCATTAATCATTACTGATAAAAATCTAAAAACCATTTCCAAAACCGATGTTCTAAAACTTGAAAGCAAATATAAGGTCTGCAACATTGCCATTCACAGAGCGGATTTGCAAAAAATCTTGAGTGAAAATATTTCGGAACATATTGTTCTAAATAAACGTCTTTCGAAAATTGAGAAGAAAGAAAATTACCATTTGACTTTTGAAGATAAAACAGAAATTGAAAGTGAAATCGTTTTTGGAGCGGATGGCGTAAAATCTTTGGTTCGAAATCAAATTCTGAAATCTGGCGAAATCAGAAATGCCAAACAAAAATGCTGGCGTGGAATTCTACAAACCGAAATTCCGAAAAGATACAGGCACAACGCCTATGAAATGTGGGGAAAAGGAAAACGTTTTGGCTTTGTGAAAATCAGAGAAAACACTTTGTATTGGTACGCTTTGATCAATGAGAGGTTTTATTCGGAGAGTATTGATTTGTTGAAGGAATTCAGAGGTTTCCATCCTGATATTTTGGAAATGATTTCTAAAACTTCCAAAGACCAAATTATTCTGAATGACATCATCGACATCAAACCAATGGATAATTGGTCAACGGAAAATCTTTGTTTAATTGGTGACGCAGCCCACGCAACAACGTCTAATATGGGACAAGGCGGTTGCCAAGCCGTTGAAGATGCTTTTGTGATTGGGAAACTATTGGAAACTGAAAAGGATTGGAATAAGATTTTTTCTCAATTTGAAATACTCAGGAAGGAAAAGGTTAATCATATTGTGAACACAAGTTGGACACTTGGAAAACTAGCACAATGGGAACATTTTACAGGATTTCGGAATTTTATTTTTAGTATGATTCCGGAAGCTGTTAACCAAAACCAAATGGAGAAGATTTTGAAATTGGAGTTATAA
- a CDS encoding RNA polymerase sigma factor RpoD/SigA encodes MRQLKITKQVTNRETASLDKYLQEIGKVELITADEEVDLAQRIRAGDRAALEKLIKANLRFVVSVSKQYQNQGLSLPDLINEGNLGLMKAAKRYDETRGFKFISYAVWWIRQSILQALAEQSRIVRLPLNKIGSINKINKAYAHLEQENERPPSPEELAEVLDMSEEDIKESMKNSGRHLSMDAPLVEGEDSNLYDVLRSGESPSPDKDLMLESLQIEIERALQTLTPREADLVRLYFGLNGKHPMTLEEIGETFDLTRERVRQIKEKAIKRLKHNTRSKILKSYLGK; translated from the coding sequence ATGAGACAATTAAAAATTACAAAACAGGTTACCAACAGGGAAACCGCATCACTAGACAAGTATCTGCAAGAGATTGGAAAAGTTGAATTGATTACCGCTGATGAAGAGGTAGATTTGGCTCAGAGAATCCGTGCCGGAGACAGAGCTGCATTGGAAAAACTAATCAAAGCTAACTTACGTTTCGTGGTCTCGGTTTCTAAACAGTATCAGAATCAAGGACTTTCTCTTCCGGATTTGATTAACGAAGGAAATCTTGGTTTGATGAAAGCAGCGAAAAGATATGATGAAACGAGAGGTTTCAAATTCATTTCTTATGCTGTTTGGTGGATTCGTCAATCGATTTTGCAGGCTTTGGCTGAGCAGTCGAGAATTGTAAGATTACCTTTGAATAAGATTGGTTCTATCAACAAAATCAACAAAGCTTATGCTCACTTGGAGCAAGAGAACGAAAGACCGCCTTCTCCGGAAGAATTGGCAGAAGTTCTGGATATGAGCGAGGAAGACATCAAAGAATCTATGAAAAACAGTGGTCGTCACCTATCGATGGATGCGCCGCTTGTGGAAGGTGAAGATTCTAACCTTTATGACGTTTTGCGTTCGGGAGAATCTCCAAGTCCAGACAAAGATCTGATGTTGGAATCTCTACAAATTGAAATTGAAAGGGCTCTTCAAACTTTGACGCCGAGAGAAGCTGATTTGGTAAGATTGTATTTCGGATTGAACGGAAAACACCCAATGACTTTGGAAGAAATTGGAGAAACTTTTGACCTAACGAGAGAAAGAGTTCGTCAAATTAAGGAAAAAGCAATCAAGAGATTGAAACATAATACAAGAAGTAAGATTTTGAAGTCTTACCTTGGTAAATAA
- the gldD gene encoding gliding motility lipoprotein GldD, whose amino-acid sequence MFKNLIRIFVGLSLFSCGKEPVPKPKGDLRLEYPNPKYLSFSSPCNYSFDYSDFANIKDAKQPCWYNLSYPKMKANVFITYFPIKNDFQLHVKEVEKMVYEHTIKASSIDTKTFAYPEKKVYGNFYELKGQTASNIQFFVTDSTRHFVTGNLYFNSRPKPDSLAPAVDYIKKDLLHIIDSFEWKNN is encoded by the coding sequence ATGTTTAAAAATCTGATCAGAATTTTTGTTGGTCTATCGTTATTCTCCTGTGGCAAAGAACCTGTTCCAAAGCCCAAAGGAGACTTGCGTCTGGAATACCCCAATCCAAAATATCTGAGTTTTTCTTCACCCTGCAATTATTCCTTTGACTATTCGGATTTCGCGAATATCAAAGATGCAAAACAGCCTTGCTGGTACAATCTGTCTTATCCGAAGATGAAGGCTAATGTTTTCATTACTTATTTTCCAATTAAGAATGATTTTCAGTTACACGTAAAAGAGGTAGAAAAAATGGTTTATGAACATACGATAAAAGCGAGTTCTATAGATACCAAGACTTTTGCTTATCCTGAAAAAAAAGTATACGGGAATTTCTATGAATTGAAGGGACAGACAGCGTCTAATATTCAGTTTTTTGTGACGGATAGTACGAGACATTTTGTAACAGGGAATTTATATTTCAATTCCCGTCCGAAACCGGATTCTTTAGCGCCGGCTGTGGATTATATCAAAAAAGATCTTCTGCATATTATAGATTCCTTTGAATGGAAGAATAACTAA
- a CDS encoding PfkB family carbohydrate kinase translates to MKLLAVGTVAFDAIETPFGQTDKILGGAATYIGLAASSLDTEVSLVSVIGGDFPQEYLDMMTSKNINVDGVEMVKDGKTFFWSGKYHNDLNSRDTLVTELNVLADFDPKVPEHSADAEVLLLGNLDPVVQLSVLERMKTKPQLVILDTMNFWMDIAWDNLMKVIAKTDVITINDEEARQLSGEYSLVKAAKKIHELGPKYVIIKKGEHGALLFHEGKVFAIPALPLEEVFDPTGAGDTFAGGFAAYLTKKGDFSFETMKTAILVGSAMASFTVEKFGTERIETVTKKELSERINQFKELTSFESTI, encoded by the coding sequence ATGAAATTACTAGCAGTAGGAACTGTAGCATTTGATGCCATCGAAACACCTTTTGGACAAACAGATAAAATTCTTGGTGGTGCAGCCACTTATATTGGTCTAGCAGCTTCATCTTTGGATACAGAAGTAAGTTTGGTTTCTGTAATCGGAGGTGATTTTCCGCAGGAATATCTTGATATGATGACTTCTAAAAACATCAATGTTGATGGAGTAGAAATGGTAAAAGATGGTAAAACTTTTTTCTGGAGCGGGAAATATCATAACGACCTTAATTCCAGAGATACTTTGGTTACGGAACTTAATGTTTTAGCTGATTTTGATCCAAAAGTTCCGGAACATTCTGCAGATGCCGAAGTTTTATTGTTGGGAAATCTTGATCCCGTAGTTCAACTTTCGGTTTTAGAAAGAATGAAAACAAAACCACAACTGGTAATCCTTGATACAATGAATTTCTGGATGGATATCGCTTGGGATAACCTAATGAAAGTAATTGCTAAAACGGATGTTATTACAATTAATGACGAAGAAGCAAGACAACTTTCAGGAGAGTATTCTTTGGTAAAAGCTGCTAAGAAAATCCACGAATTAGGACCAAAATATGTCATCATCAAAAAAGGAGAACACGGCGCTTTGCTTTTCCACGAGGGGAAAGTTTTTGCCATTCCTGCTTTGCCTTTGGAAGAAGTTTTTGATCCAACAGGAGCTGGTGATACTTTCGCTGGAGGATTTGCGGCTTATCTTACGAAGAAAGGCGATTTCAGTTTTGAAACTATGAAAACGGCTATTCTTGTAGGAAGTGCAATGGCTTCTTTCACGGTAGAAAAATTCGGGACAGAAAGAATCGAAACTGTTACAAAAAAAGAATTGTCTGAGAGAATCAATCAATTCAAAGAATTGACCTCTTTCGAATCTACAATATAA
- a CDS encoding peptidylprolyl isomerase: protein MLKYTKCLFLLSVFVFLFSGKLSAQLQKGQLIDGIAAVIGNEIVLESDIEDQANYAKQQGANVGDKCDFMESILNNKLLIYEAKKDTLIENRSAAIKEMAGNKYNQILGQFPDEKTMLAAYKFRTSYEMKTAIEKIDADNYYGQAKYGRITEKADVTPNEVTDFYNQFKYQLPNVKDEVTLSKISIYPKISAAHKKEIIDKLNKIKQDIKGGESFENQARIYSEDEGSAAVGGIYKNINMGQMVKPFEAAALNLQEGDLSDPVESEFGYHLIQLVKRNGKKYDARHILIKSTPNAEEITAAKKELDSIRTLILEKKITFKDAAYKYSDDKSNKFSAGIMTNNQDGSDKLEKLNLDPTISYQIAGLKKGDVTDPFQQEDSQKRKMISIVQVNDIIDAHQLELSTDYERIKDMALNKKKNEIVEKWVTNKIPSIFISIDNKYKDCKFHTNWLKTSVVEAK from the coding sequence ATGTTAAAATACACAAAATGTCTTTTTTTATTGTCTGTTTTTGTTTTCCTGTTTAGTGGAAAATTATCAGCACAATTACAAAAAGGTCAGCTGATAGATGGGATCGCAGCCGTAATTGGTAATGAGATTGTTCTGGAATCTGACATAGAGGATCAAGCGAACTATGCGAAACAGCAGGGCGCCAATGTAGGTGATAAATGTGATTTTATGGAAAGTATCCTGAACAACAAGTTGCTGATCTACGAAGCAAAAAAGGATACATTGATAGAAAACAGAAGTGCAGCTATCAAGGAAATGGCGGGGAACAAATACAACCAAATTCTTGGTCAGTTTCCGGATGAAAAAACAATGTTGGCAGCGTACAAATTTAGAACATCTTACGAGATGAAAACTGCAATCGAAAAAATTGATGCTGATAACTATTATGGCCAGGCCAAATATGGAAGAATTACTGAAAAAGCGGATGTAACGCCAAATGAAGTAACGGATTTTTATAATCAATTCAAATATCAGCTTCCGAATGTAAAAGATGAAGTGACGCTTTCTAAAATCAGTATCTATCCGAAGATTTCTGCAGCTCACAAAAAAGAAATTATTGATAAGCTTAACAAAATAAAGCAGGATATCAAAGGTGGTGAAAGTTTTGAAAACCAAGCAAGAATCTATTCTGAAGATGAAGGTTCTGCTGCTGTTGGTGGGATTTACAAAAACATCAATATGGGACAGATGGTAAAACCGTTTGAAGCTGCCGCGCTTAACCTTCAGGAAGGTGATTTGTCAGATCCTGTGGAATCGGAGTTTGGATACCACTTGATTCAATTGGTGAAAAGGAATGGTAAAAAGTACGACGCAAGACATATTCTCATAAAAAGTACGCCAAACGCCGAGGAAATTACAGCTGCAAAAAAAGAGTTGGATAGTATCAGAACTTTGATTTTGGAGAAGAAAATTACTTTCAAAGATGCAGCTTACAAATATTCAGATGATAAGAGCAACAAATTCAGTGCTGGTATTATGACCAACAACCAAGATGGTTCTGATAAACTAGAGAAACTGAATCTGGATCCAACCATTTCTTATCAGATTGCAGGACTTAAAAAAGGTGATGTTACAGATCCTTTCCAACAAGAGGATTCTCAGAAAAGAAAAATGATAAGCATTGTTCAAGTGAATGATATTATCGATGCGCATCAACTGGAATTGTCCACAGATTATGAAAGAATCAAGGATATGGCGCTGAACAAAAAGAAAAATGAAATCGTAGAAAAATGGGTGACGAATAAAATCCCATCAATTTTTATCTCGATTGACAACAAATATAAAGATTGTAAGTTCCATACAAACTGGTTGAAAACATCAGTTGTTGAAGCTAAATAA
- a CDS encoding MBL fold metallo-hydrolase has protein sequence MILTFLILLAALAIYLYNLPVFGGSFSGKRLIRMKQSPNYKDGVFQNLSYTPSLAEGFTMRQVLWEFITDKTENKKPKNLLPTHKTDLKNQPITENFLVWMGHSSYYFQLDGKKFLVDPVFSGNASPIPGTTKAFDGTDIYSAEDFPEIDFLIISHDHYDHLDYKTVKSLKPKIKDVICGLGVGSHFEKWGFDEEKIIEMDWYEGENIATGFKITSTPARHFSGRRFKRNNTLWSSFVLETPSKTIFLGGDSGYDSHFKQIGEKFGPFDWAILENGQYNVKWRNIHTLPEELVQVVEDLNVKNVLPVHSSKFALAQHSWNEPLQKIFENSQGKNFKIATPIIGEKLNLNDDSKVFPEWWNS, from the coding sequence ATGATTCTTACTTTTCTCATTTTGTTAGCTGCCTTGGCAATTTATCTTTACAATCTTCCTGTTTTTGGTGGCAGTTTTTCCGGCAAAAGGTTAATCCGGATGAAACAATCGCCTAATTATAAAGATGGTGTTTTTCAGAACTTAAGTTATACGCCATCTTTGGCAGAAGGCTTTACAATGAGACAAGTTCTTTGGGAATTCATTACAGACAAAACTGAAAATAAAAAACCTAAAAATCTTTTACCAACTCATAAAACCGATTTGAAAAATCAACCGATAACTGAGAATTTCTTAGTTTGGATGGGACATTCGTCTTACTATTTTCAACTTGATGGAAAAAAATTTCTGGTTGATCCAGTTTTTAGTGGAAACGCCTCACCAATCCCGGGAACTACAAAAGCTTTTGATGGAACAGATATTTATTCCGCAGAAGATTTTCCTGAGATTGATTTTTTGATTATTTCGCACGATCATTACGATCATTTGGACTACAAAACCGTGAAAAGCCTTAAACCTAAAATTAAAGACGTAATCTGTGGTCTGGGTGTAGGTTCACATTTTGAAAAATGGGGTTTTGATGAAGAAAAAATCATCGAAATGGATTGGTATGAGGGTGAAAATATCGCAACCGGATTTAAGATAACTTCTACTCCAGCGAGACATTTTTCCGGACGAAGATTTAAAAGGAATAATACACTTTGGTCTTCTTTTGTTCTGGAAACGCCGAGTAAGACAATTTTTCTTGGTGGAGACAGTGGTTACGATTCTCATTTCAAACAGATTGGAGAGAAATTCGGACCTTTCGATTGGGCCATTTTAGAAAATGGACAATACAATGTGAAATGGCGAAACATCCATACGCTTCCAGAAGAATTGGTACAGGTTGTAGAAGATCTGAATGTGAAAAATGTTTTGCCCGTTCATTCTTCAAAATTTGCATTAGCGCAACATTCTTGGAACGAACCTTTGCAGAAAATATTTGAAAACAGCCAAGGTAAAAATTTCAAAATAGCCACACCCATCATTGGCGAAAAATTGAATCTGAATGATGATTCGAAGGTTTTTCCAGAGTGGTGGAATTCTTAA
- a CDS encoding DUF2116 family Zn-ribbon domain-containing protein codes for MENLTCPECGDKIVGRSDKKFCSDACRNAFNNKQNKTTTNYMRNVNNKLRKNYRILSEHNFEGKTKINRLKLQNADFDFDFITQIVTYKNGSQYFFVYDQGYKILDNDWVLIVKKTD; via the coding sequence ATGGAAAATCTAACCTGCCCTGAATGTGGTGACAAAATCGTTGGAAGATCAGATAAAAAATTCTGTTCCGATGCTTGCCGAAACGCCTTTAACAATAAACAAAATAAAACGACAACCAACTATATGCGGAACGTCAACAACAAACTCCGCAAAAATTACCGCATACTTTCTGAACATAATTTTGAAGGAAAAACAAAAATCAATCGTCTTAAACTACAGAACGCCGATTTTGATTTCGATTTTATCACACAAATCGTGACCTATAAAAACGGCTCACAATACTTTTTCGTTTATGACCAAGGTTACAAAATCCTTGACAACGATTGGGTTTTAATAGTAAAAAAGACCGATTAA
- a CDS encoding single-stranded DNA-binding protein: MSLRNKVTLIGHTGKEVEVFNFENGNRKATVSLATSDHYINAAGEKVEETQWHNLVAFGKVVDILEKYVPKGKEIAIEGKLTYRSYDDKDGTKRFLTEIKIEELVLLGSNK; the protein is encoded by the coding sequence ATGTCTTTAAGAAACAAAGTGACACTTATTGGTCACACAGGAAAAGAAGTAGAAGTTTTCAATTTCGAAAACGGAAATAGAAAAGCAACTGTTAGTCTTGCAACAAGTGATCATTATATTAATGCTGCAGGTGAAAAAGTAGAGGAAACGCAATGGCACAATCTCGTTGCTTTTGGAAAAGTGGTGGATATTCTTGAAAAGTATGTCCCAAAAGGTAAAGAAATAGCAATAGAGGGAAAACTAACTTACAGGTCGTACGATGACAAAGATGGAACAAAACGTTTTTTGACTGAAATCAAAATAGAAGAACTCGTTCTTTTAGGATCTAATAAATAA
- a CDS encoding HRDC domain-containing protein, producing the protein MKVKVLKIRLSNQFQKMDEDSVNDYFSNFEVISMETKLIENEINYWSILLCYKEKSGKPISNKTIVNSEEDLSQEEMIIYNKLKSWRAEKAKQYQLPPYIIFHNTHLMSIARHKPCTLEDLENVNGIGKSKIEKFGIEIIEVLENA; encoded by the coding sequence ATGAAAGTAAAAGTTTTGAAAATTAGGCTCTCCAATCAGTTTCAGAAAATGGATGAGGATTCTGTTAATGATTATTTTTCCAACTTTGAAGTGATTAGTATGGAAACAAAATTGATTGAGAATGAAATCAATTATTGGTCAATTTTACTTTGCTATAAGGAGAAATCTGGCAAACCAATTTCCAATAAAACTATTGTCAACTCAGAAGAAGATTTATCACAAGAAGAAATGATTATTTATAACAAATTGAAAAGTTGGAGAGCCGAAAAAGCAAAACAATATCAGCTTCCACCTTATATTATCTTTCATAATACGCATTTGATGTCCATTGCAAGACATAAACCTTGCACTCTGGAAGACTTGGAAAATGTAAATGGAATCGGGAAATCTAAAATAGAAAAATTTGGGATAGAAATCATCGAAGTTTTGGAAAATGCTTAA